Proteins found in one bacterium genomic segment:
- a CDS encoding sigma 54-interacting transcriptional regulator — MQEESLKIDNRYSIIRPLGGGLSGEVFAVADDDGEKALKFLKKVQFNVSKDEALQSFKNEFSILSELNHPHIARILDFGFDTRQEKYFFTTELVCGRDFFAATAESSFDEIEMLAVEVLRALNYLHSRGIFHLDIKPQNVLVGEEGGVKKAKLIDFGLAGFANPRKKVGTPAYMAPEVILGGTLDGRTDLYSFGVLLYKVLTRQNPFASKNARESLERHRTLIPQAPSEVSPLVPKFWDRIVLRLLAKNPTDRYPEASAVIRDINFLNNKNHDVETMDTRLSYLPEKGVLIARDKQEKVFHDMFKSIFTEHQSLLARLLIISGKTGTGKSRLLSEFKYHSQLSNVPVYGWSSFSREKKTPPFCLVIDTTDQVPVQEVNRLLQKHAHDEILLLWAVEECPAQLAQCQIIKLEHFNKLELAEYISMVTGLSSPPQKLIDGLHKRTEGNPLFVTELLKTMLASNMLLNASGRWASNTFQDIDINFEKIQIPQTLLGLLNKRYQALAVDEQTLLEWLTIFNRPLSVDEFKELTAFQNVEAELLKLTSLGLVERTSREKHYFFSNLLMRDAILADMTADKMGRMHNDAALFVKKNNGDHDDYLYHMGRGTNHSLAVDALLKLSETQTQNDQFLQAIESVSMAWKRAQNLDLALQIRVETRLAECFILARDYKNAVHHYQHLSDIHETDPVLKNLPYVFQIQEKLGDLFVKLDQLDRARELFEKALLSLKNQKERTVERMVIENHLASIHMREGRLDEAESIFERNQALWNGFDLANQQKVTNNKLAQVKSMKKDYAGAICQILSDIAFYEKIQDSYLLTKTYHFLGDLYYSQMLNAGGSERVGLKEEALKAFFKCTEISKKIQAHDLMLRSYNGMANLYYVEKEYKSSLEYYERALALARTQEEFQSASAIATNMGNIFKLLKNYADAYSHFVYAINTLESLNPKNYYTWLYLFNAHVELSETFRDTGDAVQALEHLNIAEGIIQKNPSLEAYRFWIHLETAKTELKNNNRVAAEESLARAETLALQPHELEELSKFKASLIGQENKADMKPEEEVMNSVTKYETILQINKFINSEHNPELLLKMVLNYALELSGAETGMVLLINEAGDFDIKATVNTPNVNSLSNFSNSVARQVLNTGKEAIIADALADDRFTSSQSIVLSEMKSVLCLPIRSKNRTIGVFYLDNRFKTDAFLNADIKVLNAFCDQVGIALENARLISGYEGIKKKLEEQLEKTSEELTHVKERLDIEISAYLTKYSYDNIISKSEAMGEIFKLLDKITETNLSVYLFGASGTGKELIARALHYNNKARSQKRFVAINCGAIPANLIESELFGYKAGAFTGAVKDKKGLFEEAHGGTIFLDEIGELDLSLQVKLLRVLQEGEVRKIGDTHSVKVDVRVVCASHKDIAKMVSEQKFREDLFYRLCQITVAIPPLADRREDIPVLCEHFIEKYRTENKMDASIKASPEFMKALLAHNWPGNIRELENLISVACALREGGHLTLASIPPTHALFKNKADSNVAYLSKTLKQIANPEKEINIDEKNIYNPGRAWASYEALVIAACFKLNDFKKSSTADMLDISASTFYKKIKDYDLDNPSNTLFAENFWYNPKLTLKDYVPLVFKASLTYCDEHPYAAIKLLDVSQGYFYKILKQIKDGEKDTGTGAR; from the coding sequence ATGCAGGAAGAAAGTTTAAAAATAGACAACCGGTATTCCATCATTCGTCCCTTGGGCGGAGGTTTATCCGGCGAAGTGTTTGCCGTAGCCGACGACGACGGCGAAAAGGCACTTAAATTTCTTAAAAAAGTTCAGTTTAACGTTTCCAAAGACGAAGCCCTCCAAAGTTTTAAAAACGAATTTTCCATTTTATCCGAACTGAATCACCCGCACATTGCCCGCATTTTGGATTTTGGTTTTGATACCCGCCAGGAAAAATATTTTTTTACAACCGAACTGGTATGTGGCCGCGATTTTTTTGCCGCCACTGCAGAGAGCTCGTTTGATGAAATTGAAATGCTGGCCGTGGAAGTGTTGCGCGCTCTCAATTATTTACACAGCCGTGGTATTTTTCATTTAGACATCAAACCACAAAACGTGCTGGTGGGCGAAGAGGGCGGTGTTAAAAAAGCCAAGCTCATCGATTTTGGTTTGGCCGGTTTTGCCAACCCGCGCAAAAAAGTGGGGACGCCCGCCTATATGGCACCCGAAGTTATTTTGGGAGGGACGCTGGATGGAAGGACCGATCTTTACTCGTTTGGTGTGCTTCTTTACAAAGTGCTTACGCGGCAAAATCCGTTTGCCTCAAAAAATGCACGCGAATCGTTAGAGCGCCACCGCACGCTTATCCCGCAAGCTCCCAGCGAGGTAAGCCCGCTAGTTCCCAAATTTTGGGATCGTATTGTCCTTCGTCTTTTGGCCAAAAACCCAACCGATCGTTACCCCGAAGCCTCGGCGGTTATTCGCGATATTAATTTTTTAAATAATAAAAATCATGATGTAGAAACCATGGACACGCGCCTTTCGTATTTGCCCGAAAAAGGTGTGCTGATTGCTAGGGATAAACAAGAAAAAGTTTTTCACGACATGTTTAAAAGTATTTTTACCGAGCATCAAAGTTTGTTGGCGCGTTTGCTAATCATAAGCGGAAAAACCGGTACCGGAAAATCGCGCTTGCTAAGCGAATTTAAATATCACTCGCAGCTTAGTAATGTGCCGGTTTATGGCTGGAGCAGCTTTAGCCGCGAAAAAAAGACACCACCCTTTTGTTTGGTAATAGATACCACCGACCAAGTGCCCGTGCAGGAAGTAAACCGATTGCTGCAAAAACATGCGCACGACGAAATATTACTCTTATGGGCTGTTGAAGAATGCCCGGCACAGCTTGCGCAATGCCAAATTATTAAATTGGAACATTTTAACAAGCTGGAACTGGCCGAATATATTTCTATGGTTACGGGTCTTTCAAGCCCGCCTCAAAAATTAATTGATGGTTTGCATAAACGCACCGAAGGCAATCCGCTTTTTGTAACCGAGCTGTTAAAAACCATGCTGGCCTCCAACATGCTTTTAAATGCCTCTGGCCGTTGGGCCTCTAATACGTTTCAGGATATTGATATTAATTTTGAAAAAATACAAATTCCCCAAACACTACTGGGCCTTTTAAACAAGCGTTATCAGGCCTTGGCGGTTGACGAACAAACCTTACTAGAATGGCTAACCATTTTTAATCGGCCACTTTCTGTGGACGAATTTAAAGAATTAACAGCTTTTCAAAATGTAGAAGCCGAGCTTTTAAAATTAACAAGCCTGGGCTTGGTAGAGCGTACCTCGCGCGAAAAGCACTATTTCTTTTCTAATTTATTAATGCGCGACGCCATTTTGGCCGATATGACTGCCGACAAAATGGGACGTATGCACAACGATGCCGCCTTGTTTGTTAAAAAAAATAACGGTGATCACGACGATTATTTATATCATATGGGTCGGGGCACCAATCACAGTTTGGCTGTGGATGCGCTTTTAAAATTATCCGAAACCCAAACTCAAAACGATCAGTTTTTACAGGCTATTGAATCGGTATCGATGGCCTGGAAAAGAGCGCAAAACCTGGATTTGGCGCTGCAAATTAGAGTAGAAACGCGGCTTGCCGAATGTTTCATTTTAGCCCGCGATTACAAAAATGCTGTGCATCATTATCAACATTTAAGTGATATCCACGAAACCGATCCGGTACTTAAAAACTTACCGTATGTTTTTCAAATTCAGGAAAAGCTGGGCGATTTATTTGTAAAGCTCGATCAGTTAGATAGAGCACGTGAACTTTTTGAAAAGGCACTTTTAAGTTTGAAAAATCAAAAAGAGCGCACCGTAGAACGCATGGTGATTGAAAACCATTTGGCCTCCATTCACATGCGCGAAGGCCGCTTAGACGAAGCCGAAAGCATTTTTGAACGTAATCAGGCTTTATGGAATGGTTTTGACTTAGCCAACCAGCAAAAAGTGACCAATAACAAACTGGCCCAGGTTAAAAGCATGAAAAAAGACTATGCTGGTGCCATTTGCCAAATTTTAAGCGACATTGCTTTTTACGAAAAAATTCAAGATTCATATTTGCTCACCAAAACCTATCATTTTTTGGGTGATCTTTATTATTCGCAAATGCTTAACGCCGGCGGCAGCGAGAGAGTGGGGCTTAAAGAAGAAGCCTTAAAAGCTTTTTTTAAGTGCACCGAAATTTCTAAAAAAATTCAGGCACACGATTTGATGCTGCGCTCGTATAACGGCATGGCCAATTTGTATTATGTAGAAAAAGAATACAAAAGTTCGCTTGAATACTACGAGCGTGCTTTAGCGTTAGCGCGCACTCAGGAAGAATTTCAGTCGGCCTCGGCTATTGCTACCAACATGGGCAATATTTTTAAGCTGTTAAAAAATTATGCCGATGCCTACTCGCATTTTGTATATGCCATTAACACGCTAGAAAGTCTTAACCCCAAAAATTACTACACCTGGCTTTATTTATTTAACGCCCATGTAGAACTTTCGGAAACTTTTAGAGATACGGGCGATGCGGTGCAGGCACTGGAACATTTAAATATAGCCGAAGGTATTATTCAAAAAAATCCATCGTTAGAGGCTTACCGTTTTTGGATTCATTTGGAAACGGCCAAAACCGAACTAAAAAATAATAACCGTGTTGCTGCCGAAGAAAGCCTGGCTCGCGCCGAAACATTGGCTTTGCAGCCGCACGAGCTTGAAGAATTGAGCAAATTTAAAGCAAGTTTAATTGGGCAAGAAAACAAGGCTGATATGAAGCCCGAGGAGGAAGTGATGAACTCTGTTACTAAATATGAAACCATTTTGCAGATTAATAAATTTATTAATTCCGAACATAACCCAGAGCTGTTGTTGAAAATGGTATTAAATTATGCGCTTGAATTATCGGGAGCCGAAACTGGTATGGTGCTACTTATTAACGAAGCTGGTGATTTTGATATTAAGGCTACGGTGAATACGCCCAATGTGAATTCGCTTTCCAATTTTTCAAACTCGGTAGCGCGTCAGGTTCTTAATACCGGAAAAGAAGCCATTATTGCCGATGCTTTAGCCGATGATCGTTTTACATCGTCACAATCTATTGTGTTATCGGAAATGAAGTCGGTATTATGTTTACCTATTCGTTCTAAAAATAGAACCATTGGTGTGTTTTATTTAGATAATCGTTTTAAAACCGATGCTTTTTTAAATGCCGATATTAAAGTGCTTAATGCATTTTGCGATCAGGTGGGGATTGCATTGGAAAATGCGCGTCTTATTAGTGGATATGAAGGGATTAAAAAGAAATTAGAGGAACAATTAGAAAAAACCAGTGAAGAGTTAACTCATGTAAAAGAGCGGCTCGATATTGAAATTTCGGCGTATCTTACCAAATACTCTTACGACAATATTATTTCTAAAAGCGAAGCCATGGGCGAAATTTTTAAGCTTTTAGATAAAATTACCGAAACCAATCTGTCGGTTTATTTGTTTGGAGCCTCTGGTACAGGAAAAGAGCTGATTGCGCGTGCTTTGCACTATAATAATAAAGCACGCTCTCAAAAACGTTTTGTGGCCATTAACTGCGGTGCTATTCCGGCTAATTTGATAGAAAGCGAACTTTTTGGTTATAAGGCTGGAGCCTTTACGGGTGCTGTAAAAGATAAAAAAGGTCTTTTTGAAGAAGCACATGGTGGCACCATTTTTTTAGATGAAATTGGCGAGCTGGATTTGAGTTTGCAGGTAAAATTATTGCGTGTACTGCAGGAAGGCGAAGTGCGTAAAATTGGCGACACCCATTCTGTAAAAGTGGATGTGCGCGTGGTATGTGCGTCTCATAAAGATATTGCCAAAATGGTGAGTGAGCAAAAATTTAGGGAAGATTTGTTTTATAGGTTGTGTCAAATTACGGTAGCCATTCCTCCCCTAGCCGACAGGCGTGAAGACATTCCCGTATTGTGCGAGCATTTTATAGAAAAATACCGTACCGAAAATAAAATGGATGCGTCTATTAAGGCATCACCAGAATTTATGAAGGCTCTTTTAGCGCACAATTGGCCGGGCAATATTAGAGAACTAGAAAACTTGATTTCGGTGGCTTGCGCTTTGCGTGAAGGAGGGCATTTAACGTTGGCGTCTATTCCGCCTACCCACGCGCTGTTTAAAAACAAGGCCGATAGTAATGTGGCTTATTTATCAAAAACGCTTAAACAAATTGCTAACCCCGAAAAAGAAATAAATATTGATGAAAAAAATATCTATAATCCGGGCCGTGCCTGGGCTTCTTACGAAGCTCTTGTTATTGCAGCCTGTTTTAAACTAAACGATTTTAAAAAGAGTTCTACGGCCGATATGCTTGATATATCGGCATCCACTTTTTATAAAAAAATTAAAGACTACGATTTAGATAATCCGTCTAACACCCTTTTTGCCGAAAACTTTTGGTATAACCCCAAGCTTACCTTAAAGGATTACGTGCCGTTAGTATTTAAAGCCTCGCTTACGTATTGCGACGAACATCCGTATGCCGCTATCAAGTTATTAGACGTGTCGCAGGGGTATTTTTATAAAATTTTGAAGCAGATTAAAGATGGTGAAAAGGATACGGGTACCGGGGCACGTTAA